The following coding sequences are from one Primulina eburnea isolate SZY01 chromosome 15, ASM2296580v1, whole genome shotgun sequence window:
- the LOC140814745 gene encoding indole-3-acetic acid-amido synthetase GH3.10 produces the protein MSSTGNNIGWCANIIYWFDEVSERAGGVQTETLRQILVQNFEAEYLNKWLEGANIQEMDANALESLYTSVVPLVSHADLEPYIQRIADGEKEPLLTQEPIKFLSLSSGTSEGRQKLVPFTQHSSKTTLQIFKLGAAYRSRAYPAREGGRILEFIYSSKGFMRTRGGIRVGTATAHYYASDEFKLKQEETKSFTCSPEAVISSGDYKQSTYCHLLLGIHFSDQVEFVTSTFAYSIVQAFSTFEEIWKEITNDIKEGKLSSRVSIQSARDAVLDIVFRPNRNLATRIQSICEELEKNDWFGVIQKLWPNAKYVYSIMTGAMLPYLTKLRHYAGDLPLVSGDYGSTESWIGVNLDPFSPPEKVTFAVVPTFSYFEFIPLHRQILGSNSAASDDFIEDNPVPLSQVKIGQEYEIVLTTFTGLYRCRLGDVVEIAGFHKNTPKLNFICRRKLILTVNIDKNTEKDLQLVVDKGSRILKKSRAELVDFTSHANVSNQPGHYVIYWEIKGDAEDRLIEECCDEMDASFVDHGYVVSRKCNTIGPLELCIVERGTFNKIMENFIANGASLSQFKTPRCTNNPALLTILSLYTVKRFHSTAYVP, from the exons ATGAGTTCGACGGGCAATAATATTGGATGGTGCGCTAACATAATCTACTGGTTCGACGAGGTATCCGAGCGAGCGGGTGGAGTCCAAACCGAGACGCTGCGCCAGATTCTTGTGCAGAATTTCGAAGCTGAGTACCTAAACAAATGGCTAGAGGGTGCCAATATTCAAGAAATGGATGCAAATGCATTGGAATCCCTCTACACCAGTGTGGTACCACTCGTCTCCCATGCAGATTTGGAGCCATATATCCAAAGAATTGCAGATGGAGAAAAAGAGCCACTTCTCACTCAAGAACCCATTAAATTTCTGTCATTAAG CTCTGGGACTTCTGAGGGAAGACAGAAACTTGTTCCCTTCACTCAACATAGTTCCAAGACTACtcttcagattttcaaacttggAGCAGCTTACAGATCAAG GGCTTATCCAGCAAGGGAAGGGGGAAGAATTCTTGAATTCATATACAGCAGCAAAGGTTTCATGAGAACAAGAGGAGGGATCAGAGTAGGAACTGCCACAGCTCACTACTATGCCAGTGATGAATTCAAGCTCAAACAAGAAGAAACAAAGTCATTTACTTGTAGCCCAGAAGCTGTGATTTCGAGTGGAGACTATAAACAATCCACTTACTGTCACCTTCTACTCGGTATCCATTTTTCGGATCAAGTCGAATTCGTGACATCGACTTTTGCGTATAGTATTGTGCAGGCATTCTCAACCTTTGAAGAAATTTGGAAAGAGATTACGAATGACATTAAAGAAGGCAAATTAAGCTCTAGAGTTTCGATCCAAAGTGCTCGAGACGCGGTTCTTGACATCGTTTTTCGGCCTAATCGTAATTTGGCCACTAGGATTCAATCCATATGTGAAGAATTGGAAAAAAATGATTGGTTCGGAGTAATTCAGAAACTTTGGCCTAATGCAAAATATGTGTACTCTATTATGACAGGTGCAATGCTACCatacttgacaaaacttagGCATTACGCTGGGGATCTGCCTTTGGTAAGTGGGGATTATGGGTCCACAGAGAGTTGGATTGGGGTGAATTTGGATCCTTTTTCACCACCGGAGAAGGTTACATTCGCAGTTGTTCCCACTTTCTCTTACTTCGAATTCATACCTCTTCATAGACAGATTCTTGGTTCGAATTCGGCTGCCTCCGACGATTTCATAGAAGATAATCCGGTTCCACTCTCTCAAGTCAAGATCGGACAGGAGTACGAGATTGTGCTGACCACATTCACAG GATTGTACCGGTGTCGATTAGGAGACGTGGTAGAAATAGCCGGTTTTCATAAGAACACCCCGAAACTTAACTTCATTTGCAGAAGAAAATTGATTCTAACCGTCAATATAGACAAGAACACCGAGAAGGACCTCCAGCTAGTCGTTGACAAAGGTTCCCGAATACTGAAGAAGTCGAGGGCGGAGCTAGTCGACTTCACTAGCCATGCCAATGTATCCAACCAGCCGGGGCACTACGTTATATATTGGGAGATAAAGGGCGACGCCGAAGACAGGTTGATAGAAGAATGTTGCGACGAAATGGATGCTTCATTTGTTGACCATGGCTATGTTGTCTCGAGAAAGTGCAACACGATTGGACCTTTGGAGCTTTGCATTGTGGAGAGGGGAACTTTTAACAAGATTATGGAGAATTTCATTGCTAATGGAGCAAGTTTGAGCCAGTTCAAGACTCCTAGATGCACTAACAACCCTGCTCTACTCACAATTCTCAGTTTGTATACTGTAAAAAGATTTCACAGCACAGCTTATGTGCCTTAA